The genomic segment TCCTTCTAATAAAGTTGCTGTGTTTCCGCCTATCATTAATGCATCTAAAGGTTCTGTTGTTGCATATATAACAACACAATCTCGATCTTCAAAAAGTTTAGGTAATTCCTCTCTTAATTCTTCACGAAGTTTAAAATCTAAATTAGCTAATGGTTCATCAAGCAATATTAAATCTGAGTCTTTTACTAATGCTCTCGCTAAAGCGGTCCTTTGTTGCTGTCCTCCAGATAATTCATCAGGTTTTTTATTTAGCATAGCTGATAATTTTAAAAGTTCAGCCACTTTCCCTACTCTTTGTTTAATTTCATAAGGTTTCACTCCAATAATTTTTAATGGAGAAGCTATATTTTCAAAAACTGTAAAATTAGGATAATTAATAAATTGTTGGTAAACCATAGAGCAATTCCTTTTTTGAACTTCTTTGTCAGTAACATTTTCATCATTAAACCAAATTTCACCTGATGTAGGCTTGTCAAGACCAGCCATAATTTGCATAAGAGTTGTTTTACCCGATAGTGTAGAACCCAACAGAACATTAATGGTGTTTTTTTCTAATTTTAGATTAGTTGAATATATATGAGTTTCTATTCCTACTTTTTTTTCAACATTCTTTAATTCTAGGCTCATATATTTTTGTAATTTGTTTTAAAAAAAAGGGGCAATAAATGCCCCTTTTTAAATTTAGATTAACCCAAGATTATTTCCAAGCGTCTTTATATGCTATGGTTTTACCTTGAGGTTTCTCATTAACTTTAGCTTTTGGCGAACCAGGCTGATTTAACCAATAAGAAGCTTCTCTTGGTTTGTTAAGTCTTGGCCCACATCCACCGTATGCGTTACTAGCTTTATCAGCTGCTTCCATACGAGACATAACTAAGTCCATCTCATCTGCAAGACGATCCATAGTTTCTTGTGGTGTAAATGTACCAGAGTTAACTTCTCCAATGTGCTGCCACCATAATTGTGCTAGCTTCGGATAGTCTGGAACATTGATGCCTGTTGGAGACCATACATTTCTGTTGTCTGATCTATAGAACTCAACAAGTCCACCTAGTTCAGGCGCTCTTTTAGTGAAGTGATCATGGTTAACCGTACTTTTTCTTACGAAAGTTAAACCAACATCTGCTTTTTTAAGAGATACAGTTTTTGAAACTGCAAATTGAGCGTATAACCATGCAGCTTTTCTTCTCTCAACATCAGTAGACTTAAATAAAGTCCATGATCCAACGTCTTGATATCCAAGCTTCATACCTTCTTCCCAGTAAGGTCCTTTAGGTGATGGCCCCATTCTCCATAATGGCATACCGTTTTCATCAACTACTTTATTATTAGGATCTTTTCCTACTAAAGATGCTGTGAAAGCTGTGTACCAGAAAATTTGCTGAGCAACATTTCCAGAAGAAAGAGATGGTAAAGACTGGTAAAAGTCCATAGCTGCTGCACCTGGAGGCGCATAAGCTCTTAACCACTCATCCCATTTTCTAATTGCGTATACTGCAGCAGGGCCATTAGTAGCTCCACCTCTAGATACGTTAGCACCAACTGGGTTACAAGAACCTGGCTCCATTCTAATTCCCCACTCATCTACAGGCACTCCGTTAGGTAGACCTTTACTTCCTGCACCAGCCATTGATAACCATGCATCAGTCATTCTCCAACCTAAGTCAGGAGCTCTTTTACCGTAGTCCATATGACCATAAATATTAACACCATCTATCGTCTTAACATCTTCTGAAAAGAACTTAGCGATGTCTTCATAAGCAGACCAGTTTACTGGTACACCTAATTCATAACCATATTTTGCTTTAAATTGTTTTTTTATTTCAGGTCTATCAAACCAATCTT from the Candidatus Pelagibacter sp. HIMB1321 genome contains:
- a CDS encoding ABC transporter substrate-binding protein; translated protein: MIKTLKTVLAVAVTLSIVTISGASANAIKKWSDGEFSLSALSAKEREKELKWFQDAAKPFKGMTLKVVSEGIPTHVYESKTLTKAFEEITGIKVQHQIIGEGDVVMAVQTQMQTNVSIYDAYVNDSDLIGTHARMQQAVNLTEWMKGEGKAVTNPYLDLDDFIGLQFTTGPDGNLYQLPDQQFANLYWFRKDWFDRPEIKKQFKAKYGYELGVPVNWSAYEDIAKFFSEDVKTIDGVNIYGHMDYGKRAPDLGWRMTDAWLSMAGAGSKGLPNGVPVDEWGIRMEPGSCNPVGANVSRGGATNGPAAVYAIRKWDEWLRAYAPPGAAAMDFYQSLPSLSSGNVAQQIFWYTAFTASLVGKDPNNKVVDENGMPLWRMGPSPKGPYWEEGMKLGYQDVGSWTLFKSTDVERRKAAWLYAQFAVSKTVSLKKADVGLTFVRKSTVNHDHFTKRAPELGGLVEFYRSDNRNVWSPTGINVPDYPKLAQLWWQHIGEVNSGTFTPQETMDRLADEMDLVMSRMEAADKASNAYGGCGPRLNKPREASYWLNQPGSPKAKVNEKPQGKTIAYKDAWK
- a CDS encoding ABC transporter ATP-binding protein; the encoded protein is MSLELKNVEKKVGIETHIYSTNLKLEKNTINVLLGSTLSGKTTLMQIMAGLDKPTSGEIWFNDENVTDKEVQKRNCSMVYQQFINYPNFTVFENIASPLKIIGVKPYEIKQRVGKVAELLKLSAMLNKKPDELSGGQQQRTALARALVKDSDLILLDEPLANLDFKLREELREELPKLFEDRDCVVIYATTEPLDALMIGGNTATLLEGNVIQYGKTLDVYKKPENLTSAKVFSDPPINVAEVSKSGEMFKLKDNNVQWKSNIKIKDGDYKIGIRPHNITTNKEGNNSVEIDGKVLISEISGSESLIHFTTGKLNWVSLSNGIQQKNIGENTKLFMNVNEFLYFDSNNRLVTNG